Genomic DNA from Acidimicrobiales bacterium:
GTCGAGATGCGGGCATCGAAGCCCCGGCCCGACACGGCGATGGCGAAGGTGTGCTGGGCGTCGTCGCCGCACGCGGCCACGCACTTGTAGCAGAGGACGCACTTGTCGTAATCCCGGATGTACAGCGAGTCCTGGATCCGGACGGGTTCCTCGATCCGCTCGGCGTCGGCGCCGTAGCGAGCCGGATCGGCGCCATAGTGAGCGCTCCAGCGAGCGAGATCGTCGGCCTGTGAGAGGTCGACGCCGGAGCCGAGGAATTCGAGCACCATGCGTCGGCTGTGCCGCACTCGCTCGGAGTCGGTCTGGATGACCATGCCGTCCTCGGCGGTGCGGGAGCATGACGGCACCAGCGTGCGCGACCCCTCGACCTCGACGACACAGACCCGGCAGACGTTGACCGGTGTGAGGTTGGCCGCCCAGCACAGCGTCGGGGTGTCGATTCCCGCACGGTTGCAGGCTTCGAGGATGGTCTCGCCTTCGACCGCCTCGACGGACTGCCCGTCGACGGTGATGGTGACGCTGGTCTCGGCGATCTGTCCGCTCGTCATGTCTGCCCCCTCAACCTCGTACCCCGATCAGTCCCTTGGTGATCGCAGACTGCACGGCAGTCGCCGCCGTGTGTCCGAGCCCGCAGATCGAGGCGTCCTTCATTGCTCGGTCCATCTCGTCGATGAGCACGATGTCGTCGGCCGACGGCGCGCCCTGTGATCGGACGAGCAGCTCGTGCTGGCGCACCGTGCCGATCCTGCAGGGCACACACTGCCCGCAACTCTCGTCGCGGAAGAACGCAGCGAGGCGGGTGAGCACGGCGCCGAAGTCGGTGGTCGAGTTGAAGACCATGATGACGCCCGAACCCAGCGAGTGGCCGGCGGCCCGCGTTGCTTCGAAACTCAGCGGCAGGTCGAACTCGTCGGGCAGGACGAACGTGCCCGCTCCCCCGCCGAGCAACACCGCTGCCGGCTCGCCAACGAACGGTCCGGCGAGATCCAACACCTCGCGCATGGTTCGCCCGAACTCGATCTCGTACACACCCGGCCGGG
This window encodes:
- a CDS encoding 2Fe-2S iron-sulfur cluster-binding protein, producing the protein MTSGQIAETSVTITVDGQSVEAVEGETILEACNRAGIDTPTLCWAANLTPVNVCRVCVVEVEGSRTLVPSCSRTAEDGMVIQTDSERVRHSRRMVLEFLGSGVDLSQADDLARWSAHYGADPARYGADAERIEEPVRIQDSLYIRDYDKCVLCYKCVAACGDDAQHTFAIAVSGRGFDARISTEYDVELPESACVYCGNCIGVCPTGAIQFKSEFDLRQAGEWRADDQTVTSTICSYCGVGCTLELHVQDERIVKVTSPADHDVTNGHLCVKGRFGWQYVQPTVTRAP